In Candidatus Margulisiibacteriota bacterium, the following proteins share a genomic window:
- a CDS encoding MotA/TolQ/ExbB proton channel family protein produces the protein MEINFILAFGFVLIFVLVGSPDMLINPSTYIHIPSLALVLAGSMIALLMSSKFVNFKSFLIAAKLVLFPPKKPPQKEIINELISYSKVVTSSGKKALIAEVEKTKDPFIRRGLELIINRLGFDFIKAALDNDIEEMQKRHSDTIKMFKNMSQFTPVFGMVGTIVGLMQVLRSMQDPTKIGPAMALALVTTFYGAMFSGLIFLPFSQKLKVMSDEEVLIKRLITEGILLIEKEEIPTKVEKYLETFLHSQAKIKNKKDKPNG, from the coding sequence GTTTTGTGCTTATTTTTGTATTGGTTGGGTCGCCGGATATGCTCATCAATCCTTCGACATATATTCATATACCGTCATTGGCTCTGGTACTAGCAGGTTCGATGATCGCACTACTAATGAGCTCAAAATTTGTAAATTTCAAATCATTTCTTATTGCTGCAAAGCTGGTTTTATTCCCTCCGAAGAAACCACCGCAAAAAGAAATAATAAACGAATTAATAAGCTATTCCAAAGTTGTTACTTCCAGCGGAAAAAAAGCGTTAATCGCAGAAGTTGAAAAAACGAAAGATCCTTTTATCAGGCGCGGTTTGGAATTAATTATAAACAGACTGGGGTTTGATTTTATCAAAGCAGCATTAGATAACGATATTGAGGAAATGCAGAAAAGACACTCGGACACAATCAAGATGTTCAAGAATATGTCACAGTTTACACCGGTATTCGGTATGGTTGGAACAATAGTAGGATTAATGCAGGTTCTAAGAAGTATGCAGGATCCCACAAAAATTGGGCCGGCTATGGCCTTGGCATTGGTAACAACTTTTTACGGCGCCATGTTTTCCGGACTCATTTTTTTGCCGTTCTCACAGAAATTAAAGGTTATGAGCGATGAAGAGGTCCTGATAAAAAGGTTGATAACTGAGGGTATTTTATTAATTGAAAAAGAAGAAATTCCGACAAAAGTTGAGAAATATCTTGAGACTTTTCTTCACTCTCAAGCCAAAATAAAGAATAAAAAGGACAAGCCCAATGGCTAA
- a CDS encoding flagellar motor protein MotB — protein sequence MAKYQEEEDGGKDIGDVIFGDLMSQMLIFFILLYIFAAQMTSKSHGESVIDIIRKTFNEELHQKENIRVKTVYKESEQKETKGNQESKEIAEKVQKMIISEKLEKYIDFIVEEKKVRLIFQQPVLFDTSSAVLKDGFKRFLDPVATLLQDMPNEVMIEGHTDNVPIESKKYESNWVLSFDRAYNVLKYIVQVHKINPNRISANGYGEFRPRAANDTEQNRAMNRRIEINILVNAKK from the coding sequence ATGGCTAAATACCAGGAAGAAGAAGACGGCGGCAAGGATATTGGCGATGTAATTTTCGGTGATCTCATGTCGCAAATGCTGATCTTTTTTATTTTGTTATACATTTTTGCGGCACAAATGACCAGTAAATCTCATGGTGAGTCTGTTATAGATATTATACGTAAAACTTTTAACGAAGAACTTCATCAGAAAGAAAATATAAGAGTTAAAACTGTTTATAAGGAAAGTGAACAAAAAGAAACCAAGGGCAACCAGGAAAGTAAAGAGATAGCTGAAAAAGTTCAGAAAATGATAATATCTGAAAAGCTTGAAAAATATATAGATTTTATAGTGGAGGAAAAAAAGGTCAGGCTTATATTTCAACAGCCTGTTTTATTTGATACCAGTTCCGCAGTATTGAAGGATGGATTTAAAAGATTTTTGGACCCTGTAGCAACACTGCTTCAAGATATGCCGAATGAAGTAATGATAGAGGGGCATACGGATAACGTCCCCATAGAAAGTAAAAAATATGAGTCAAATTGGGTGCTGTCTTTTGACCGTGCTTATAATGTTTTAAAGTATATCGTGCAAGTTCATAAGATTAATCCGAACAGAATTTCAGCCAATGGTTACGGAGAGTTCAGGCCAAGAGCAGCAAACGATACGGAACAGAACAGGGCAATGAATAGAAGAATTGAAATAAATATTTTGGTTAACGCGAAAAAATAG